One window from the genome of Halopenitus persicus encodes:
- a CDS encoding winged helix-turn-helix domain-containing protein, giving the protein MTSPDAPTEHWEGDVNEAAVEDWKADTTTFERIRQVIDVTTEPQSAKQIAERARVSEPTARKHLAALAETGRVKTITTDTGSRYMRAPQMLAMQRIADIHREHTKDEIRQAIQDLKSERRDFQERYDVGDIDELTLKLEPDDDGWQDLTRWQQVEQNLEIAQAALTLYDFDPDDSRSAAARASEGRTATRERGALGDNPAHSAA; this is encoded by the coding sequence ATGACCTCACCCGATGCCCCGACAGAGCACTGGGAGGGCGACGTTAACGAGGCGGCCGTGGAGGACTGGAAGGCCGACACGACGACGTTCGAGCGCATCCGCCAGGTGATCGACGTCACCACAGAGCCACAGAGCGCAAAGCAGATCGCCGAGCGTGCTCGGGTGAGCGAACCGACCGCTCGCAAGCACCTGGCTGCTCTCGCGGAGACCGGTCGCGTGAAGACGATCACGACGGACACCGGATCCCGGTATATGCGCGCACCCCAGATGCTCGCAATGCAGCGGATCGCCGATATCCACCGCGAGCACACGAAAGACGAGATTCGCCAGGCAATTCAGGATCTCAAATCCGAGCGTCGGGATTTCCAGGAGCGGTACGATGTCGGCGACATCGACGAGCTCACACTCAAACTGGAACCGGACGACGATGGCTGGCAGGATCTGACCCGTTGGCAGCAGGTCGAGCAAAACCTAGAGATCGCCCAAGCAGCGCTCACTCTCTACGACTTTGATCCAGACGACAGTCGTTCGGCGGCGGCCCGCGCCTCTGAAGGGCGCACCGCCACACGTGAACGCGGAGCTCTCGGTGATAATCCAGCCCATTCGGCGGCGTAA
- a CDS encoding SHOCT domain-containing protein: MWNDGHMAGWGSWGWGMMLFGLLWMALLVAVPLGLIYWLGTLSHSNGPAEESALAVLEERYARGEIDDEEFDRRRARLTPDDRR, encoded by the coding sequence ATGTGGAACGACGGCCACATGGCCGGATGGGGTAGCTGGGGCTGGGGGATGATGCTGTTCGGGCTCCTGTGGATGGCACTCCTCGTCGCCGTCCCCCTCGGTCTCATCTACTGGCTGGGGACGCTGTCGCATTCGAACGGCCCCGCCGAGGAGAGCGCACTCGCCGTCCTCGAAGAGCGGTACGCCCGTGGCGAGATCGACGACGAGGAATTCGACCGCCGTCGGGCCCGTCTCACACCAGATGATAGACGGTAG
- a CDS encoding ArsR/SmtB family transcription factor, giving the protein MSSSGTDHRLEDIAVRDPRVSDAIDEPMRAMILDILSEEALTATEVHASLGDRGVDRTENTVRHHINELRDAGLVDVVRFEEGRGGTTKYYHANTIVLSYSLPDSADQAVEEMIDAVQPQITDALATLTDEYDDAIEEIVADMQPCEHCRTQKYETYVLLSVLRRAFVRAHRDA; this is encoded by the coding sequence ATGAGCAGTTCCGGTACCGATCACCGACTCGAGGACATCGCGGTACGCGATCCTCGAGTTTCGGACGCAATCGACGAGCCGATGCGGGCCATGATCCTCGATATTTTGTCAGAGGAGGCACTGACCGCGACTGAGGTCCACGCGAGCCTCGGCGACCGCGGTGTCGACCGGACGGAAAACACGGTCCGCCACCACATCAACGAGCTCCGGGACGCGGGCCTTGTCGACGTCGTCCGCTTCGAGGAGGGGCGCGGTGGGACGACGAAGTACTATCACGCGAATACGATCGTTCTCTCGTACTCGCTACCCGACTCCGCTGACCAGGCCGTCGAGGAGATGATCGACGCCGTCCAGCCACAGATTACGGACGCGCTCGCCACGCTCACCGACGAGTATGATGATGCGATCGAAGAGATTGTCGCGGACATGCAGCCCTGCGAGCACTGCCGGACTCAGAAGTACGAGACGTACGTGCTCTTGTCAGTCTTGCGACGTGCGTTCGTTCGTGCCCACAGAGACGCCTGA
- a CDS encoding heavy metal translocating P-type ATPase, producing MNKQSITQYYRKHRKAIVTATSGLLYGGGWGLGYLTSFEMASTAILVLATIVGGYDIAKTAYHEVSNRTLGIKTLVTLAAIGAIVIGEYWEAAAVVFLFSLGSYLEGRTMRKTRTALQELLEMTPDTATVRRDGEVQEVPAREVEEGEVVIVKPGGKIPIDGEVVDGESAVNQAPVTGESAPVHKADGDEVYAGTVNQEGALEIRTTGAGADTTLERIIRRVEKAQEAQSPTESLIDRFAKYYTPAVIVLAIGAYAVTQNAILSLTLLVIGCPGALVIGPPVSIVSAIGNAARSGVLMKGGEHLERAGKIDLVAFDKTGTLTKGETTVADVEGFGVAGDEVLSLAATAEKKSEHHLADAIVDAARERPTAATDGGATVAQADDTDAGRQSIPDPDDFDVVAGKGVIAHTDAHEVVVGNRALLDDRDIDVPSQVADYVREREERGETVVHVVRDGDIIGAIALRDELREAAPGVVAALQDAGIETVMLTGDNERTAAAVAEEVGIDEYRAELLPEDKQSVIEAYQADGHVVAMVGDGINDAPSLATADVGIAMGAAGTDTAIETADMALMADDLERIPYAVKLSKATRWNVLENVGLAVLTVTVLLAGVLTSYVTLASGMLVHEASVLLVILNGMRLLRY from the coding sequence ATGAACAAACAATCGATCACGCAGTACTACCGCAAACACCGGAAGGCCATCGTCACGGCGACGAGCGGCCTGCTGTACGGCGGTGGGTGGGGCCTGGGCTACCTCACGAGTTTCGAGATGGCAAGCACCGCCATCCTCGTCCTGGCAACGATCGTGGGTGGCTACGACATCGCCAAGACCGCCTACCACGAAGTCTCCAACCGGACGCTCGGCATCAAGACGCTGGTGACGCTGGCCGCCATTGGTGCCATCGTCATCGGCGAGTACTGGGAAGCCGCGGCCGTCGTCTTCCTGTTCAGCCTCGGCAGCTACCTCGAAGGCCGGACGATGCGGAAGACCCGGACAGCCCTCCAGGAGCTGCTGGAGATGACGCCCGATACGGCGACCGTCCGTCGCGACGGGGAAGTCCAGGAGGTCCCTGCCCGCGAGGTCGAAGAAGGCGAGGTCGTCATCGTGAAACCGGGCGGGAAGATTCCGATCGACGGCGAGGTCGTCGACGGCGAGAGCGCCGTCAATCAGGCGCCGGTCACCGGCGAGAGCGCGCCCGTCCACAAGGCCGACGGCGACGAGGTCTACGCCGGGACGGTCAACCAGGAGGGCGCTCTGGAAATCCGGACGACGGGTGCGGGCGCGGATACGACGCTCGAACGCATCATCCGCCGCGTTGAGAAGGCCCAGGAGGCCCAGTCGCCGACCGAGAGCCTCATCGACCGGTTCGCGAAGTACTACACGCCGGCCGTCATCGTGTTAGCAATCGGCGCGTATGCAGTCACCCAGAACGCGATCCTGTCGCTGACCTTGTTGGTTATCGGCTGTCCGGGCGCGCTGGTCATCGGGCCGCCGGTCAGCATAGTCTCGGCCATCGGGAACGCCGCCCGGTCCGGCGTGCTGATGAAGGGCGGCGAACACCTCGAACGTGCCGGCAAGATCGACCTCGTCGCCTTCGACAAGACCGGCACTCTCACGAAGGGCGAGACCACCGTCGCTGACGTCGAGGGGTTCGGCGTCGCCGGCGACGAGGTCCTCTCACTCGCGGCGACCGCCGAGAAGAAGAGCGAACACCACCTCGCCGACGCCATCGTCGACGCAGCTCGCGAGCGCCCGACCGCTGCGACGGACGGTGGGGCGACGGTTGCCCAGGCAGACGATACGGACGCGGGGCGCCAGTCGATCCCCGATCCGGACGACTTCGACGTGGTCGCTGGCAAGGGGGTTATCGCCCATACCGATGCCCACGAAGTGGTCGTCGGCAACCGCGCACTGCTGGACGACCGCGACATCGACGTCCCCAGTCAAGTCGCCGACTACGTTCGCGAGCGCGAGGAGCGCGGCGAGACGGTCGTCCACGTCGTCCGTGATGGGGACATCATCGGTGCAATCGCGCTGCGGGACGAACTCCGAGAGGCCGCTCCTGGGGTCGTCGCAGCGCTTCAGGACGCCGGCATCGAGACGGTGATGCTCACCGGCGACAACGAGCGGACGGCCGCCGCTGTTGCCGAGGAAGTCGGGATCGACGAGTACCGCGCCGAACTCCTCCCCGAGGACAAGCAGTCCGTCATCGAAGCCTACCAGGCCGACGGCCACGTCGTCGCGATGGTCGGGGACGGCATCAACGACGCGCCGTCGCTGGCGACAGCCGATGTCGGTATCGCGATGGGTGCTGCGGGGACGGACACCGCCATCGAGACGGCTGACATGGCGTTGATGGCCGACGACCTCGAACGCATCCCGTACGCGGTCAAACTCAGCAAGGCGACGCGCTGGAACGTCCTCGAGAACGTCGGGCTCGCGGTCCTGACCGTGACCGTTCTCCTCGCGGGCGTGCTCACCAGCTACGTCACCCTCGCGTCGGGAATGCTGGTCCACGAGGCCAGCGTCCTCCTCGTCATCCTCAACGGGATGCGGCTGCTCCGCTACTGA
- a CDS encoding SHOCT domain-containing protein, with the protein MPTKTDDTRLVTLLLVIIGAVFIFPLFFIGFGMMGFGPMMGGMWGGGMWGDGTMSGWMFVVGIAMQLLFLAALVGGGYLVYRAITETTSDSDQALEELRLAYARGELTDEEYEQRREALERDT; encoded by the coding sequence ATGCCGACAAAAACAGACGATACGCGACTGGTTACGCTCCTCCTCGTTATCATCGGTGCCGTATTCATCTTCCCGCTGTTCTTCATAGGCTTCGGGATGATGGGATTCGGGCCGATGATGGGCGGGATGTGGGGCGGTGGAATGTGGGGTGACGGAACGATGTCAGGCTGGATGTTCGTCGTCGGCATCGCGATGCAGCTCCTGTTCCTCGCCGCCCTCGTCGGTGGTGGGTATCTCGTCTACCGCGCAATCACGGAAACCACGAGTGACTCAGACCAGGCACTCGAGGAACTCCGTCTCGCCTACGCTCGCGGCGAGCTGACGGACGAGGAATACGAACAGCGACGGGAGGCGCTTGAACGAGATACCTGA
- a CDS encoding DoxX family protein: MSTLDSGMNQLESRVGGLTVGGKVHSLSAWFVLALRLMMGYAFAYSGFTKITGEFAAGGYLSNVAATNGNPLAGMFAWMGSTPWFVEFANVAVPWGELFIGLGLLVGAFVRLAAFFGALMMLMFYFGNWDMGHGFINGDFAYMLVFLAVAAFAAGRILGLDQYIENYDVGGETLVERYPALEYILG; this comes from the coding sequence ATGTCCACACTCGACTCCGGCATGAACCAGCTCGAGAGCAGAGTCGGCGGCCTGACCGTCGGCGGGAAAGTCCACAGCCTCAGCGCGTGGTTCGTGCTCGCGCTCCGCCTTATGATGGGCTACGCGTTCGCGTACTCCGGATTCACGAAGATCACTGGCGAGTTCGCCGCCGGCGGCTATCTGTCGAACGTCGCCGCGACGAACGGCAACCCGCTCGCGGGCATGTTCGCGTGGATGGGCTCGACGCCGTGGTTCGTTGAGTTCGCGAACGTCGCCGTCCCGTGGGGCGAGCTGTTCATCGGCCTCGGCCTCCTCGTGGGTGCGTTCGTCCGCCTCGCGGCGTTCTTCGGCGCGCTCATGATGCTTATGTTCTACTTCGGGAACTGGGACATGGGCCACGGATTCATCAACGGTGACTTCGCGTACATGCTCGTGTTCCTCGCGGTCGCCGCGTTCGCCGCAGGCCGCATCCTGGGCCTCGACCAGTACATCGAGAATTACGACGTCGGCGGTGAGACGCTCGTCGAGCGCTACCCCGCCCTCGAATACATCCTCGGCTAA
- a CDS encoding DUF7437 domain-containing protein: protein MAHSPPRPGRPPIQQLQTVVDLLETPALAQLYAHILQDGPVTVSEIVDELDIPQGTAYDYVQNLETAGLVEKTHEQRPYEYDAESIALTLSTDGETQTITPALIAAVARRDEDEDIDVYIERHGLDGLAVVLEYAYEYVDGSVNHRIAARELDLSPLEAEIILQALEPVATEYADAAV, encoded by the coding sequence ATGGCCCACTCACCTCCTCGACCTGGTCGACCACCCATCCAGCAGCTGCAGACGGTTGTCGATCTCCTCGAAACACCGGCACTCGCTCAGCTGTACGCCCACATCTTGCAGGACGGGCCTGTTACCGTCTCCGAAATCGTCGACGAACTCGACATCCCACAGGGGACCGCCTACGACTACGTTCAAAACCTCGAAACCGCTGGCTTAGTGGAGAAAACTCATGAGCAGCGCCCGTACGAATACGACGCCGAGTCGATTGCACTCACGCTCTCGACGGATGGCGAGACCCAAACGATCACGCCGGCGCTTATCGCAGCTGTTGCTCGCCGCGACGAGGACGAGGACATTGACGTCTACATCGAGCGCCACGGTCTGGATGGTCTCGCTGTGGTCCTCGAGTACGCTTACGAGTACGTCGACGGCTCGGTCAACCATCGGATTGCGGCCCGGGAACTCGACCTCTCGCCGCTTGAGGCGGAGATCATCCTCCAGGCGCTGGAACCCGTTGCTACCGAGTACGCCGACGCGGCCGTATGA
- a CDS encoding DUF7521 family protein: MEHTLFVIGKLFTTALALVIAYQAYRGYQRHHTQLLLYVAAGFALVGLGGLLEGVLFELLQVSIFEAGFVAAVVTAAGMLSILYALYAPNP; encoded by the coding sequence ATGGAACACACACTATTCGTCATCGGCAAGCTGTTCACGACCGCGCTGGCGCTGGTCATCGCTTACCAGGCGTATCGCGGATACCAACGGCATCACACACAGTTGCTGCTGTACGTCGCCGCCGGCTTCGCGCTGGTCGGGCTTGGCGGCCTTCTCGAAGGCGTCCTCTTCGAACTCCTCCAGGTGTCGATCTTCGAAGCAGGATTCGTCGCAGCAGTTGTCACCGCAGCCGGGATGCTGTCGATTCTCTACGCCCTGTATGCCCCGAACCCCTGA
- a CDS encoding IS4 family transposase, with the protein MRRLTTLFPSEFLEEHAEELGVVERDRKLQIPAFVWAFVFGFAAGESRTLAGFRRCYNATADETISPGGFYQRLTPTLAEYLRDLVERGLDEVAVPNAVDADIDRFRDVMIADGTVLRLHEFLSDQFEARHEEQAGAKLHLLHNATVQTIERLDTANEKTHDSTLFKTGPWLENRLVLFDLAYFKYRRFALIDENDGYFVSRLKQNANPVITEELREWRGRAIPLEGKQLRAVLDDLDRKYIDVEVEVEFKRGPYNGTRSLDTKQFRVVGVRDEDADDYHLYMTNLARKEFFPADLAEIYRCRWEVELLFRELKTQYELDEFDTSDEHVVEILLYAALLSLLVSRDLLDLVTEQADDELVFPTERWAATFRSHAQLILHELGEYLGYSPPPLLERLIEDAQKIHKQRPILQETLATATQPRCEA; encoded by the coding sequence ATGCGTCGGCTCACTACACTGTTTCCCTCTGAGTTCCTTGAAGAGCACGCCGAGGAACTCGGCGTGGTCGAACGTGACCGCAAACTCCAGATTCCTGCCTTTGTCTGGGCATTCGTGTTCGGCTTCGCCGCAGGCGAAAGCCGAACACTCGCCGGGTTTAGACGCTGTTACAACGCTACTGCCGATGAAACGATTTCTCCGGGCGGGTTCTATCAGCGGTTGACTCCGACGCTTGCGGAGTACCTCCGCGACCTCGTCGAGCGCGGTCTCGACGAGGTCGCTGTTCCTAACGCTGTTGACGCTGATATCGACCGATTTAGAGATGTGATGATCGCTGATGGAACGGTGTTGCGGTTACACGAATTTCTCTCAGATCAGTTCGAAGCCCGCCACGAGGAGCAGGCTGGAGCGAAGCTCCACCTGCTCCACAATGCCACGGTGCAGACGATTGAACGGCTCGACACTGCTAACGAAAAAACGCACGACAGCACCCTGTTCAAAACAGGGCCGTGGCTTGAGAACCGCCTCGTGTTGTTCGATCTCGCCTATTTCAAGTACCGCCGGTTTGCGCTGATCGACGAGAACGACGGCTACTTCGTGAGTCGGCTGAAGCAGAACGCGAATCCGGTGATTACGGAAGAATTACGGGAATGGCGCGGCCGCGCCATTCCCTTAGAGGGCAAGCAGCTCCGCGCTGTTCTCGACGACCTCGACCGGAAGTACATCGATGTAGAGGTCGAAGTAGAGTTCAAACGAGGGCCGTACAACGGGACACGATCGCTGGATACGAAGCAATTTCGCGTCGTCGGCGTCCGCGACGAGGACGCCGACGACTACCATCTGTATATGACGAATTTGGCGAGAAAAGAGTTCTTTCCGGCAGATTTAGCAGAGATCTACCGCTGTCGGTGGGAAGTTGAGTTGCTGTTCCGCGAGCTGAAGACGCAGTACGAACTGGATGAGTTCGACACGAGTGACGAACACGTGGTGGAGATCTTGCTGTACGCAGCGTTGCTCTCGCTGCTGGTAAGCCGTGATCTGTTGGATCTCGTCACTGAGCAGGCAGATGATGAGCTCGTCTTTCCGACAGAGCGCTGGGCGGCGACCTTTCGGTCGCACGCCCAGCTCATCCTCCACGAACTCGGTGAGTACCTCGGCTACTCACCACCGCCGCTGCTCGAACGGCTGATCGAAGACGCTCAAAAAATCCACAAGCAGCGACCGATCTTACAAGAGACACTCGCTACCGCTACACAACCGAGGTGTGAGGCTTAA
- a CDS encoding permease gives MVATMTDGILEALRIGVGFLWTAAWAIIMGLTVTSLVQVYVSKERMAQVLGDGDLSGLTKATVFGAASSGCSFGAVAIGKGLFKKGAHAVNFLAFMFASTNLIVELGLMILILLGWEFLLAELLGGLILIVVMAVIVHLTLPENLFDEVRATLNERDQEAGITEDPTCGMEGKDEYTLTTDGGETLEFCSEGCLETYLQETSSRGGWREELRSWGGWYKVGNQFRKEWSMIWKDVIAGFLISGFVIVFVPQWVWNTLFIQGDGLLVTAENAIMGVAIAVISFVGSMGNVPFAVALWGGGISFAGVIAFVYADLITIPVLNVYRKYYGWKIMLYILGVFFVTMAFTGFLMEVLFDALGIVPDLAGGETATEQTYFELNYTFYLNIIAFALSGFLLYVYKKGLGAPGQYRDPVCGMRTDDGGPSATHDGETYYFCSKTCKETFEEAPDEYATGHPMVMEGHDH, from the coding sequence ATGGTCGCGACGATGACTGATGGCATCCTTGAAGCCCTGCGCATCGGTGTTGGCTTTCTGTGGACGGCGGCGTGGGCGATCATTATGGGGCTCACGGTCACGAGCCTCGTCCAGGTCTACGTTTCCAAGGAACGAATGGCTCAGGTCCTGGGCGACGGTGATCTCAGCGGGCTCACCAAAGCCACCGTCTTCGGAGCGGCGAGCAGCGGTTGCAGTTTCGGCGCCGTCGCAATCGGGAAGGGACTGTTCAAGAAGGGGGCACACGCGGTGAATTTTCTCGCTTTCATGTTCGCGTCGACGAACCTCATCGTCGAACTCGGGCTGATGATTCTGATCCTGCTGGGCTGGGAGTTCCTTCTCGCGGAGCTGCTGGGCGGTCTCATTCTCATCGTCGTGATGGCCGTTATTGTCCATCTTACACTCCCCGAGAATCTATTCGATGAGGTCCGGGCGACGCTCAACGAACGCGATCAGGAAGCGGGGATTACCGAGGACCCGACCTGCGGGATGGAAGGCAAAGACGAGTACACCCTCACCACTGACGGCGGCGAGACGCTGGAATTCTGCTCGGAGGGCTGTCTGGAAACGTACCTGCAGGAGACGTCCAGCCGCGGCGGGTGGCGCGAGGAGTTACGGTCGTGGGGTGGCTGGTACAAGGTCGGGAACCAGTTCCGCAAGGAGTGGTCGATGATCTGGAAGGACGTCATCGCCGGCTTCCTCATCTCGGGGTTCGTCATCGTCTTCGTCCCGCAGTGGGTCTGGAACACGCTGTTCATCCAGGGTGACGGCCTGCTCGTGACCGCCGAGAACGCGATTATGGGCGTCGCCATCGCCGTCATTAGTTTCGTCGGGAGTATGGGCAACGTCCCGTTCGCCGTCGCCCTCTGGGGTGGCGGCATCAGCTTCGCCGGCGTCATCGCGTTCGTCTACGCCGACCTCATCACGATTCCCGTGTTGAACGTCTACCGGAAGTACTACGGCTGGAAGATCATGCTGTACATCCTCGGCGTCTTTTTCGTCACGATGGCGTTCACCGGCTTCCTGATGGAGGTGCTGTTCGATGCGCTCGGCATCGTTCCGGACCTGGCCGGCGGGGAGACGGCGACCGAACAGACGTACTTTGAACTCAACTACACGTTCTACCTCAACATCATTGCCTTCGCGCTTTCGGGCTTTCTCCTCTATGTATACAAGAAGGGCCTCGGTGCTCCCGGTCAGTACCGAGACCCGGTCTGCGGGATGCGGACCGACGACGGCGGGCCATCGGCGACGCACGACGGCGAGACGTACTACTTCTGCTCGAAGACTTGCAAGGAGACCTTCGAGGAGGCCCCCGACGAATACGCCACCGGACATCCGATGGTGATGGAGGGACACGACCACTGA
- a CDS encoding tyrosine-type recombinase/integrase: MIEDRSSRPENALVESFKRYLQDKGKGRGGDGGNYRRNAARELERFAEWAAGDRGANHWTGISPDNVGREPTFEDLDERVFREYARHLVGDRGLKQNTVQTYYRYISAWCGWCVNEGYLEAHYAQRASAMAPLPEDDGRKPGDQQAWTSEQRHALTRHVDERARDAVEAYTTLPEDTDPLDKQRGRYAALKAARDRALVFVLAYTAVRVGELLRDPNDPRRRGVRWEDLSLDDGSMDVYRKKQQWDAASLPDPVISPLRSYRQLMDPPTERWPVFPTFDQRTLAELVREELAERGERPEAITERRAEYTRDLLLALDEDIRPPSITTDGARSILQRLSEAAEIDIDHPKHDYLAPHGGRRGMGEVLVRAFGYTVAARYLDNSEEMVRERYSHIEAGELGDVATEALEEIDSVRQ, from the coding sequence GTGATTGAAGATCGTTCATCTCGTCCCGAAAACGCTCTTGTGGAAAGCTTCAAGCGGTACCTCCAGGACAAGGGAAAAGGCCGAGGTGGTGACGGCGGGAACTATCGACGCAACGCTGCGCGCGAGCTCGAGCGGTTCGCCGAGTGGGCCGCTGGTGACCGCGGTGCCAATCACTGGACCGGAATTTCCCCCGACAACGTTGGCCGTGAACCAACCTTCGAGGACCTCGATGAACGGGTCTTCCGGGAGTACGCCCGGCATCTCGTCGGTGATCGGGGACTCAAGCAGAACACGGTACAAACCTATTACCGCTATATCTCTGCGTGGTGTGGCTGGTGCGTCAACGAGGGATATCTCGAAGCGCATTACGCGCAGCGAGCGAGTGCGATGGCGCCACTGCCGGAGGACGACGGCCGAAAGCCCGGAGACCAACAGGCCTGGACGTCCGAACAGCGCCACGCCCTCACCCGCCACGTCGACGAACGGGCCCGCGACGCCGTCGAGGCGTACACGACACTCCCGGAGGATACTGACCCCCTCGACAAGCAGCGAGGACGCTACGCGGCGCTGAAGGCGGCTCGTGACCGGGCTCTGGTGTTCGTCCTCGCGTACACAGCTGTCCGCGTTGGGGAACTCCTTCGGGACCCAAACGATCCGCGCCGGCGTGGCGTCCGCTGGGAGGATCTGTCCCTCGACGACGGGAGTATGGACGTTTACCGAAAGAAACAGCAGTGGGACGCTGCCAGTCTCCCCGATCCGGTGATTTCACCGCTGCGAAGCTATCGGCAGCTGATGGACCCGCCGACGGAGCGGTGGCCGGTGTTTCCGACGTTCGACCAACGGACGCTCGCGGAGCTCGTCCGGGAAGAGCTAGCCGAACGAGGGGAACGCCCAGAAGCAATCACTGAACGCCGTGCGGAGTACACTCGCGACCTGCTGCTGGCGCTCGATGAGGACATTCGGCCGCCGTCGATCACGACGGACGGCGCACGGTCGATTCTTCAGCGACTCTCAGAGGCTGCCGAGATCGATATCGACCACCCGAAACACGACTATCTTGCTCCGCACGGCGGCCGTCGTGGGATGGGTGAGGTCCTCGTCCGCGCGTTCGGGTACACGGTGGCGGCCCGGTATCTGGATAATTCTGAAGAAATGGTTCGAGAGCGGTACTCACACATCGAGGCGGGAGAACTCGGTGATGTCGCTACTGAGGCGCTCGAAGAGATCGATAGCGTACGGCAGTAA
- a CDS encoding heavy-metal-associated domain-containing protein, translating to MSDTTQFRVLDFDCPTCASTVERALSNVDGVQHVEVHYATGRVEIEYDDSAVDPDAFAQTIESQGYTPQPA from the coding sequence ATGAGCGACACAACCCAGTTCCGCGTACTCGACTTCGACTGCCCGACCTGTGCGAGTACCGTCGAACGCGCCCTCTCGAACGTCGACGGCGTTCAGCACGTCGAAGTCCACTACGCGACCGGCCGCGTCGAGATCGAGTACGACGACAGCGCCGTTGATCCCGACGCCTTCGCACAGACCATCGAGAGCCAGGGCTACACGCCCCAGCCCGCCTAA
- a CDS encoding ArsR/SmtB family transcription factor, which yields MTEEADPSDIFATLDDEYARDILVATKTDRLSARELSEECDMSRPTVSRRVTHLVEQGLLEEYTHVDPGGRHYSEYEARLERVEVLLQAEGFDVQIDVRPDPADRITTIFEEMRGD from the coding sequence GTGACTGAGGAGGCCGACCCGTCGGACATCTTCGCAACACTCGACGACGAGTACGCCCGCGACATCCTCGTGGCGACGAAGACCGACCGACTGTCTGCGAGGGAACTCAGCGAGGAATGCGACATGTCGCGTCCGACCGTCTCGCGCCGTGTCACGCACCTCGTCGAGCAGGGCCTCCTCGAGGAGTACACGCACGTCGACCCCGGTGGCCGGCACTACAGCGAGTACGAAGCGCGCCTCGAACGTGTCGAAGTCCTCCTGCAGGCGGAGGGGTTCGATGTCCAGATCGACGTCCGACCGGACCCCGCCGACCGGATTACGACCATCTTCGAGGAGATGCGGGGAGACTGA
- a CDS encoding universal stress protein, whose amino-acid sequence MYDRILLSTDGTVASEEAATHALELAAAHDAVLHVLYVVDEDVVTAYSGDEYVDEAEGPEHGLEEHGEETLSALRRRASDVGVDVETAMQHGRPAETIVDHADDCDADLLVLGTKRRPDEYRALLGSVTDRVLRLTTRPATVVKTEVSE is encoded by the coding sequence ATGTACGACCGAATTCTCCTGTCGACCGACGGCACTGTCGCATCCGAAGAAGCTGCAACGCACGCACTCGAACTCGCAGCCGCCCACGACGCAGTCCTTCATGTGCTCTACGTCGTTGACGAGGACGTCGTGACTGCGTACAGCGGCGACGAGTACGTCGACGAAGCCGAAGGCCCTGAACACGGTCTCGAAGAACACGGCGAGGAGACGCTATCAGCGCTCCGGCGCCGAGCGTCGGACGTCGGTGTCGACGTTGAGACAGCGATGCAACACGGGCGCCCCGCTGAGACGATCGTCGACCACGCAGACGACTGTGACGCGGATCTACTCGTCCTCGGCACCAAACGCCGGCCGGATGAATACCGTGCGCTGCTCGGCAGTGTCACCGACCGCGTCCTCCGATTGACGACCCGTCCAGCAACCGTCGTGAAAACCGAAGTCAGCGAGTAA